The following are from one region of the Abiotrophia defectiva ATCC 49176 genome:
- a CDS encoding dihydroorotate oxidase, with protein MTVETSFLGKNLANPLMNASGVHCMTVAEMDELAQSAAGAFVTKTATRDYRAGNPQPRYVDVPLGSINSMGLPNEGLAYYLDYCLARQDQQPLQFLSVVGLSYDEIVENLRTIEASAYQGVTEFNLSCPNVPGKPQIAYDFELTERLLTEVFSFFTKPLGLKLPPYFDIAHFDQMAAILNRFPLTYVNCVNSIGNGLYIDVDKEQVVIKPKGGFGGLGGDYIKPTALANVRAFHQRLNPTIKIIGTGGVRTGLDVFEHILCGASLVQVGTALHQEGVGIFERLLAELEAIMEAKGYKSLDDFRGKLREID; from the coding sequence ATGACTGTCGAGACAAGCTTCTTAGGGAAAAACTTAGCTAATCCCCTCATGAATGCATCGGGGGTTCACTGTATGACGGTGGCCGAGATGGATGAGTTAGCGCAAAGTGCGGCTGGAGCCTTCGTAACCAAAACAGCAACACGAGATTATCGTGCAGGCAATCCCCAACCTCGTTATGTGGATGTGCCTCTGGGCAGCATTAACTCTATGGGTTTACCCAATGAAGGATTAGCTTATTACCTAGACTATTGCTTAGCGCGCCAGGATCAACAACCCCTACAATTCTTGTCGGTAGTAGGTCTAAGCTACGATGAGATTGTTGAGAACCTGCGTACTATAGAGGCTAGCGCCTATCAAGGGGTGACAGAATTCAACTTGTCATGTCCTAATGTCCCAGGCAAGCCTCAAATCGCCTATGACTTTGAATTGACAGAGCGACTCTTAACAGAAGTCTTTTCTTTCTTCACTAAACCGCTAGGGCTTAAGTTGCCGCCTTACTTCGATATTGCCCATTTTGACCAGATGGCAGCTATCCTTAATCGTTTCCCGCTGACCTATGTTAACTGCGTCAACTCAATTGGGAATGGTCTCTATATTGATGTCGACAAGGAGCAAGTAGTGATAAAACCCAAGGGAGGTTTCGGGGGTCTAGGCGGAGATTATATCAAACCAACCGCTTTGGCTAACGTACGGGCCTTCCATCAACGTCTCAATCCAACTATTAAGATTATTGGCACCGGGGGTGTCAGAACCGGTCTGGATGTTTTTGAACATATTCTTTGTGGGGCTAGTTTAGTTCAGGTAGGGACGGCCCTTCACCAAGAAGGCGTAGGCATCTTTGAGCGTCTGCTCGCTGAGCTGGAGGCTATTATGGAAGCAAAGGGCTATAAGAGCTTAGATGATTTCAGGGGTAAATTACGTGAGATTGACTAA
- the rpoB gene encoding DNA-directed RNA polymerase subunit beta produces the protein MSHIVKYGKKAERRSYARIDEVLELPNLIEIQTDSYKWFLDEGLKVMFEDISPIVDHSENLELHFVDYEFKEAKYSLEEARSHDANYSKPIYVTLRLFNKETGEVKEQEVFFGDFPIMTEMGTFIINGAERVIVSQLVRSPGVYFHDRMDKKGRHSYTSTVIPNRGAWLEFESDAKGIAYVRIDRTRKIPLTVLMRALGFGSDDEIYDIFGQSELLDLTIEKDVHKNIQDSRTEEALKDIYERLRPGEPKTAESSRNLLVARFFDPRRYDLAPVGRYKINKKLHLKNRLIGLTLAETLVNPETGEVLFEEGTVLDQERVQALIPHLESGLNKVTLYPSEDSVVAQPIDLQIVKVYSPKNPEQVINLIGNGNIEKIKCLTPADIIASMNYYLYLDQGIGVTDDIDHLANRRIRSVGELLQNQFRIGLSRMERVVRERMSLQDVATITPQQLINIRPVVAAIKEFFGSSQLSQFMDQVNPLGELTHKRRLSALGPGGLTRDRAGYEVRDVHYSHYGRMCPIETPEGPNIGLINSLSSYAKINKYGFIETPYRKVDKSVTPHRVTTEIDYLAADEEDLYVVAQANSKLNEDGTFAKDLVMARFRSQNIEVNVDQVDYMDVSPKQVVAVATASIPFLENDDSNRALMGANMQRQAVPLINPQSPLIGTGMEYKAAHDSGAALLCKRAGEVVYVDANKVRVRTPEGEVDEYRLTKFARSNAGTCYNQRPIVELGDQVDALEILADGPSMQNGEMALGQNPLVAFMTWEGYNYEDAVIMSERLVKDDVYTSIHIEEYESESRDTKLGPEEITREIPNVSEDALKYLDKDGIICIGAEVKDGDILVGKVTPKGVTELSAEERLLHAIFGEKAREVRDTSLRVPHGGGGIVHDVKIFTREAGDELAPGVNKLVRVYIVQKRKINEGDKMAGRHGNKGVVSLIMPEEDMPFLPDGTPVDIMLNPLGVPSRMNIGQVLELHLGMAAREMGIKIATPVFDGASEEDVWETVKEAGLEADAKTILYDGRTGEPFDRKVSVGVMYMIKLAHMVDDKLHARSTGPYSLVTQQPLGGKAQFGGQRFGEMEVWALEAYGAAYTLQEILTYKSDDVVGRVKTYEAIVKGQPIPRPGVPESFRVLVKELQALGLDLKVLDEHDQEIELRDDDDEDEVINFNALDRYKADQMAHHHAAEAEDEGEEPKTEINLDEQAIAEDLIDSAVEDELDSLD, from the coding sequence TTGAGTCATATCGTGAAATACGGTAAAAAAGCTGAGCGTCGAAGCTATGCGCGTATCGACGAAGTCTTAGAGTTGCCGAACTTGATTGAAATCCAAACGGATTCCTACAAATGGTTCTTGGATGAAGGGCTAAAAGTGATGTTCGAGGACATTTCGCCGATTGTCGATCATTCGGAGAACTTGGAACTTCATTTTGTAGACTATGAGTTCAAGGAAGCTAAGTATAGCTTAGAAGAAGCTCGTAGCCATGACGCTAACTACTCAAAACCAATCTATGTAACCTTGCGCCTGTTCAACAAAGAGACAGGTGAAGTCAAAGAACAAGAAGTCTTCTTCGGGGACTTCCCAATCATGACCGAAATGGGGACCTTCATTATCAACGGGGCGGAACGGGTTATCGTTTCTCAGTTGGTACGTTCTCCAGGTGTCTATTTCCACGACCGTATGGACAAGAAAGGCCGCCACAGCTATACTTCTACGGTTATTCCTAACCGTGGGGCTTGGTTGGAATTTGAATCAGATGCTAAAGGGATTGCCTATGTCCGCATTGACCGGACCCGGAAGATTCCATTGACTGTCTTGATGCGTGCCTTAGGTTTTGGTTCAGATGACGAGATTTATGATATCTTCGGCCAATCTGAGCTCTTAGACTTAACTATCGAGAAGGATGTTCACAAAAATATTCAAGATTCTCGTACGGAAGAAGCCTTGAAGGACATTTACGAGCGTCTCCGTCCAGGTGAACCTAAGACCGCAGAAAGCTCACGTAACCTCTTGGTTGCACGTTTCTTCGACCCACGTCGCTATGACTTAGCACCTGTAGGTCGATACAAGATTAACAAGAAACTCCACCTCAAGAACCGTTTGATTGGCTTGACCTTGGCAGAAACCTTGGTTAACCCAGAAACAGGCGAAGTGCTCTTTGAAGAAGGAACGGTCTTGGATCAAGAACGCGTTCAAGCTTTGATCCCTCATTTAGAGTCTGGCTTGAATAAGGTGACCCTCTATCCTTCTGAAGATAGTGTGGTAGCTCAACCAATCGATTTACAAATTGTTAAGGTTTACTCACCTAAGAACCCAGAGCAAGTGATTAACTTAATCGGCAACGGGAATATTGAGAAGATTAAGTGCTTGACGCCAGCTGACATTATTGCGTCAATGAACTACTATCTCTACTTAGACCAAGGAATTGGTGTTACAGACGATATCGACCACTTGGCTAACCGCCGTATTCGTTCAGTCGGTGAATTATTGCAAAACCAATTCCGTATCGGGCTATCCCGGATGGAACGGGTAGTGCGTGAGCGTATGTCGCTCCAAGACGTTGCGACCATCACGCCACAACAATTAATTAACATTCGTCCAGTGGTAGCGGCTATTAAGGAATTCTTCGGTTCCTCCCAGTTGTCACAATTCATGGACCAAGTTAACCCACTCGGGGAATTGACCCACAAACGTCGTCTATCAGCCTTAGGGCCTGGTGGTTTGACGCGGGACCGTGCCGGCTATGAAGTGCGGGACGTTCACTACTCTCACTACGGTCGTATGTGTCCAATCGAGACGCCAGAAGGTCCTAACATCGGGTTGATTAACAGCTTGTCTTCTTATGCGAAGATTAACAAGTATGGTTTTATTGAGACGCCTTACCGTAAAGTGGACAAATCGGTTACGCCACACCGTGTCACGACCGAAATTGACTACCTAGCAGCGGACGAGGAAGACTTGTATGTAGTAGCCCAAGCCAACTCTAAACTCAATGAGGACGGAACCTTCGCGAAAGACCTAGTTATGGCGCGTTTCCGTTCACAAAACATTGAGGTTAACGTTGACCAAGTAGACTACATGGACGTGTCACCAAAACAAGTTGTCGCTGTCGCGACTGCTAGCATTCCGTTCTTGGAAAACGACGACTCCAACCGGGCCTTGATGGGTGCCAACATGCAACGTCAAGCTGTGCCACTTATTAATCCGCAATCCCCACTGATTGGGACTGGGATGGAATATAAGGCAGCGCACGACTCAGGGGCTGCGCTCCTATGTAAACGCGCCGGTGAAGTGGTTTATGTCGATGCTAACAAGGTTCGCGTACGTACACCAGAAGGTGAAGTTGACGAATACCGTCTAACTAAGTTTGCGCGTTCTAACGCAGGGACCTGCTACAACCAACGCCCAATCGTAGAATTAGGCGACCAAGTTGATGCTTTGGAAATCTTAGCAGATGGTCCATCTATGCAAAATGGGGAAATGGCCCTCGGTCAGAACCCATTGGTAGCCTTCATGACTTGGGAAGGGTATAACTATGAGGACGCGGTTATCATGTCTGAGCGTCTAGTCAAAGACGATGTATATACCTCTATCCACATTGAAGAATACGAATCAGAGTCCCGTGACACCAAGTTAGGGCCTGAAGAAATTACTCGCGAAATTCCAAACGTTTCCGAAGATGCCCTCAAGTACTTGGACAAAGACGGGATTATCTGTATCGGGGCGGAAGTAAAAGACGGCGATATCCTGGTTGGTAAGGTAACGCCAAAAGGTGTAACTGAGTTGTCCGCGGAAGAACGCTTGCTCCACGCTATCTTCGGTGAGAAGGCGCGTGAAGTACGTGATACTTCCTTGCGTGTGCCACACGGCGGGGGCGGGATTGTCCACGACGTTAAAATCTTTACCCGCGAAGCTGGCGACGAATTGGCACCAGGTGTCAACAAGCTGGTCCGCGTCTACATCGTACAAAAACGTAAAATTAACGAAGGGGATAAGATGGCCGGTCGTCACGGTAACAAAGGGGTTGTCTCCCTTATCATGCCGGAAGAAGATATGCCATTCTTACCAGATGGTACCCCAGTTGATATCATGTTGAACCCGTTAGGGGTTCCATCCCGTATGAACATCGGGCAAGTCCTAGAGTTACACTTGGGGATGGCTGCTCGCGAAATGGGCATCAAGATTGCAACACCTGTCTTTGACGGTGCTAGCGAAGAAGATGTCTGGGAAACAGTTAAGGAAGCTGGCTTAGAGGCTGACGCTAAGACTATCTTATATGATGGTCGAACCGGTGAACCATTTGACCGTAAAGTCTCTGTTGGGGTTATGTACATGATTAAGTTGGCCCACATGGTCGACGACAAGTTGCATGCTCGTTCAACAGGTCCATACTCTCTGGTTACCCAACAACCATTGGGTGGTAAAGCTCAATTTGGTGGGCAACGTTTCGGGGAGATGGAAGTTTGGGCCTTGGAAGCTTATGGTGCCGCTTATACCCTGCAAGAAATCTTAACCTACAAGTCTGACGACGTAGTCGGCCGGGTGAAAACCTACGAAGCCATCGTCAAAGGTCAACCAATTCCACGTCCTGGTGTGCCGGAATCCTTCCGCGTCCTTGTTAAGGAATTGCAAGCCTTAGGTTTAGATCTCAAAGTTTTAGATGAACATGATCAA